The Nitrospirota bacterium genome has a window encoding:
- a CDS encoding HD domain-containing protein: MKNIANFLFEAGMLKRTPRSGFQFLGTGAESVAEHIFRTTYIGYSLAKLAQGVDVDRMIKMCLFHDLPEARTGDLNYVNKKYVEANEKKAIEDLAATLPFGDEIRELVLEFNEGKTGEAKLARDADQLEMILALKEYKDLGNTYAEEWLAFSLKRLQTDAAKELAKVILETDSSLWWFSDKGDWWVSGGKR, from the coding sequence ATGAAAAATATCGCAAACTTTCTGTTCGAAGCGGGCATGCTGAAGCGCACGCCGCGGAGCGGGTTTCAATTCCTGGGTACCGGAGCGGAATCCGTGGCGGAACATATCTTCCGCACGACGTACATCGGCTATTCCCTGGCAAAGCTTGCACAGGGCGTGGACGTGGACCGCATGATCAAGATGTGCCTGTTCCATGACCTTCCCGAAGCGCGGACGGGCGACCTCAATTACGTGAACAAAAAATACGTGGAGGCGAACGAGAAAAAGGCCATTGAAGATCTTGCGGCAACGCTGCCGTTCGGTGACGAGATCCGGGAGTTGGTCCTTGAATTCAACGAGGGAAAAACCGGGGAAGCAAAGCTGGCGCGCGATGCAGACCAGCTCGAGATGATCCTCGCGCTCAAGGAGTACAAGGACCTGGGAAACACCTATGCCGAGGAGTGGCTGGCTTTTTCGCTCAAGCGGCTGCAAACAGACGCAGCGAAGGAGCTGGCAAAGGTCATTCTGGAAACGGACTCATCGCTCTGGTGGTTCAGCGATAAGGGCGACTGGTGGGTCAGCGGCGGCAAGCGCTGA
- a CDS encoding histidine triad nucleotide-binding protein, with translation MSLDPNCIFCRIIEKKIPSKIVYEDESSLAFEDINPQAPAHILVVPKKHIPEIHSMTGRDKDTVGHLFLVAKTIAELQGLDKKGYRMVINNGAGAGQTVFHVHLHLLSGRRFSWPPG, from the coding sequence GTGAGCCTCGATCCGAACTGTATCTTCTGCAGGATCATCGAAAAGAAGATTCCCTCGAAGATCGTATACGAGGACGAGTCGTCGCTGGCGTTCGAGGATATCAATCCCCAGGCCCCCGCCCATATCCTCGTGGTTCCCAAGAAGCACATTCCCGAGATCCACAGCATGACCGGCAGGGACAAGGATACGGTCGGCCACCTCTTTCTCGTCGCAAAAACGATTGCGGAGCTGCAAGGCCTGGACAAAAAAGGCTATCGCATGGTCATCAACAACGGCGCCGGCGCCGGACAAACCGTGTTTCATGTTCATCTCCATCTTCTGTCAGGCCGCAGGTTCTCCTGGCCTCCGGGTTAA
- a CDS encoding DsrE/DsrF/DrsH-like family protein, which yields MANKKMTIIASKGTLDMTYPPLILATTAVAMDVDVTIFFTFYGLEIIKKDNTEKLKISPLGNPAMPMPVPIPTLVASLPGMEAMATAMMKSMFKKHGVASVGQLLEMAKESGVKLIACQMTMDVMGYKQSDIIDGVEFSGAAAWLDAAADADINLFI from the coding sequence ATGGCAAATAAAAAAATGACAATCATTGCGTCGAAGGGCACACTAGACATGACCTATCCGCCGCTTATCCTTGCGACGACAGCAGTTGCCATGGATGTCGACGTCACCATCTTCTTCACCTTCTACGGTCTCGAGATCATCAAGAAGGACAACACGGAAAAGCTGAAGATCTCGCCGCTCGGCAATCCGGCCATGCCGATGCCGGTACCCATTCCTACCCTGGTTGCGTCGCTCCCGGGCATGGAGGCCATGGCAACGGCAATGATGAAGTCCATGTTCAAGAAGCACGGCGTCGCGAGCGTGGGCCAGCTGCTCGAAATGGCGAAGGAAAGCGGCGTAAAGCTCATCGCCTGCCAGATGACCATGGACGTGATGGGCTACAAGCAGTCGGACATCATCGACGGCGTAGAGTTCAGCGGCGCAGCGGCCTGGCTGGATGCGGCCGCTGACGCTGACATCAATCTCTTTATCTAA
- a CDS encoding sulfurtransferase TusA family protein yields MSAEIKVDQVLDAKGMSCPLPILKTKKAVEALAKDQVLKVETTDPGSKNDMASWAKRTGNEILKVEEGSGSFIFFIKKTA; encoded by the coding sequence ATGTCTGCGGAAATCAAGGTTGACCAAGTGCTTGACGCGAAGGGTATGAGCTGCCCGCTCCCGATCCTGAAAACGAAAAAGGCTGTTGAGGCGCTTGCCAAAGACCAGGTCTTGAAGGTCGAGACGACGGACCCGGGGTCCAAGAACGATATGGCATCCTGGGCAAAGAGGACCGGCAATGAGATCCTGAAGGTGGAAGAGGGCTCAGGCTCATTCATCTTCTTCATCAAGAAAACCGCATAA
- the dnaA gene encoding chromosomal replication initiator protein DnaA, whose protein sequence is MDRERVWEEILLLIENRMSKQGYDTWFSQSKLLSLDGNRLVIEVPSKFHRDWVKEHYWTTLYDVIKEVTKRDDVEIDFYVQPQQPKKAQRHVKEEKKDGREEKIGLFERKYTFNNFVVGPSNQFAHAAAKAVADAPGRAYNPLFIYSGVGLGKTHLVNAIGHHIQSRSPKTKVAYLSSEQFTNELINRMSHQRMEEFRQKYRNMDVLLIDDIQFIAGKERTQEEFFHTFNALYETQKQIVLTSDRQPKEIPDIEERLRSRFECGLISDIQSPDLETRIAILKKKADFWGIRLPDDVAEFLASMMKNNIRELEGGLVKLGAVSSLTNMEITQELAKNELKYILDSREKVITNELVQKTVSEAFGIKISDLKSKRRTKAIVLPRQVAMYLCRNVVGSSLPETGKFFGGKDHSTVIHACKVIEEKKEKDPELKARIEMLIKQLRH, encoded by the coding sequence ATGGATCGGGAACGTGTCTGGGAAGAGATACTGCTGCTCATAGAAAACCGAATGTCCAAGCAGGGTTATGACACCTGGTTCAGCCAGTCCAAGCTGCTGTCCCTTGATGGTAACCGCCTGGTCATTGAAGTGCCGAGCAAATTCCACCGCGACTGGGTAAAGGAACACTATTGGACTACGTTGTACGATGTCATCAAGGAAGTCACCAAGCGCGATGACGTGGAAATCGACTTCTATGTTCAGCCGCAGCAGCCGAAAAAGGCCCAGCGACATGTGAAAGAGGAAAAAAAAGACGGGCGCGAGGAAAAAATCGGCCTCTTCGAGAGAAAGTACACCTTCAACAACTTTGTGGTCGGTCCGAGCAACCAGTTCGCCCATGCGGCAGCAAAGGCGGTGGCCGACGCACCGGGGCGGGCCTACAATCCCCTGTTCATCTACAGCGGGGTCGGACTGGGCAAGACCCATCTCGTAAACGCTATCGGCCACCATATCCAGAGCAGATCGCCCAAGACCAAGGTGGCCTACCTTTCCTCGGAACAGTTCACGAACGAACTCATCAACCGCATGAGCCACCAGCGCATGGAAGAGTTCCGCCAGAAATACCGGAACATGGATGTCCTGCTCATCGACGACATCCAGTTCATTGCCGGCAAGGAGCGGACGCAGGAGGAGTTCTTTCATACCTTTAACGCTCTCTATGAAACGCAGAAACAGATCGTGCTGACCAGCGATCGCCAGCCCAAGGAAATACCGGACATCGAGGAGCGGCTTCGATCCCGCTTCGAGTGCGGACTGATCTCGGACATCCAGTCTCCCGATCTAGAAACGAGGATCGCGATCCTGAAGAAAAAGGCGGACTTCTGGGGCATCCGGCTCCCCGATGATGTGGCGGAATTTCTCGCGTCGATGATGAAGAACAACATCCGCGAGCTCGAGGGAGGCCTGGTGAAGCTCGGCGCGGTTTCGTCCCTGACCAACATGGAGATCACCCAGGAGCTTGCTAAGAACGAACTCAAATACATTCTCGACAGCCGCGAAAAAGTGATTACCAACGAGCTCGTCCAGAAGACGGTGTCCGAAGCCTTCGGGATCAAGATCTCGGATTTGAAGTCGAAGCGCCGCACCAAGGCCATCGTCCTGCCGAGGCAGGTCGCCATGTATCTCTGCAGGAACGTGGTCGGTTCATCCCTTCCGGAAACAGGAAAGTTCTTCGGCGGGAAAGATCACAGCACAGTCATTCACGCATGCAAAGTGATCGAGGAAAAGAAGGAAAAAGACCCTGAACTGAAGGCCCGGATCGAGATGTTGATTAAGCAGTTAAGGCATTGA